A part of Paenibacillus sp. IHBB 10380 genomic DNA contains:
- the rnmV gene encoding ribonuclease M5, translating into MIKEIIVVEGRDDTTAIKRAVDADTIETGGSAINARILQRIALAQERRGVIVLTDPDHAGERIRKIITAKVPGCKHAFIPEAEATKKGDIGVENASPAAIQHALARVHTSYEGAESLIDMEDLVQAGLLVHPEASARRMAMGNILGIGYCNGKQFLKRLAMFQITRDEFVCALAQIEEGG; encoded by the coding sequence ATGATTAAAGAAATTATCGTTGTGGAAGGTCGCGATGATACAACAGCTATTAAAAGAGCGGTAGATGCAGATACTATTGAGACGGGTGGTTCAGCTATAAATGCCCGTATTCTACAACGAATTGCTCTAGCGCAAGAGCGTAGGGGCGTTATTGTATTAACAGATCCGGATCACGCGGGAGAGCGTATTCGCAAAATTATTACGGCGAAGGTGCCTGGATGCAAGCATGCATTCATTCCTGAAGCTGAGGCGACAAAAAAAGGTGATATTGGGGTTGAGAATGCCTCACCTGCAGCCATACAGCATGCATTAGCTCGAGTACATACCTCATATGAGGGCGCAGAGAGCTTAATTGATATGGAGGATCTAGTACAAGCAGGTCTACTTGTTCATCCCGAAGCATCCGCACGCAGGATGGCTATGGGCAACATTCTCGGGATTGGGTATTGTAACGGCAAGCAATTTCTTAAGCGCTTAGCTATGTTTCAGATTACGCGCGATGAATTTGTGTGTGCCCTCGCCCAAATAGAAGAGGGAGGTTAA
- the rsmA gene encoding 16S rRNA (adenine(1518)-N(6)/adenine(1519)-N(6))-dimethyltransferase RsmA, giving the protein MNGIDDIATPRRTKEIIRRHGFSFKKSLGQNFLIDQNILTKIVNAAELDSTKGALEIGPGIGALTEKLAQVAGTVTAVEIDRRLIPILQEVLEPYPHVQVQQADVLEVDLQELFQTQFSEVSKVSVVANLPYYVTTPILMKLLEGKLPLEHIVVMIQKEVAERMAASPGSKEYGSLSIAVQYYSEPELICIVPNTVFIPQPNVDSAVIRLTVREHPPVDVKDERHYFDVVHSSFAQRRKTISNNLKSRFTPEEGRERIDALLEQAGITPSRRGETLSLQEFATLSNVLLEAGIH; this is encoded by the coding sequence ATGAATGGTATAGATGATATCGCTACACCACGGCGAACAAAAGAGATCATTCGGCGGCATGGGTTTTCTTTTAAGAAAAGCTTGGGTCAGAATTTCCTGATTGATCAAAATATATTAACTAAAATTGTAAATGCGGCAGAACTAGACTCCACTAAAGGGGCTTTAGAGATTGGTCCTGGTATTGGAGCACTTACGGAAAAGCTGGCACAGGTAGCAGGCACGGTTACTGCAGTGGAAATTGATCGCCGTCTTATTCCCATCTTGCAGGAAGTGCTGGAACCCTATCCGCATGTTCAGGTACAGCAGGCCGATGTACTGGAAGTGGACTTACAGGAATTGTTCCAGACTCAATTCAGCGAGGTGTCCAAGGTGAGCGTAGTTGCTAACTTACCTTACTATGTTACTACCCCGATCTTGATGAAACTACTCGAGGGAAAGTTGCCTCTAGAGCATATCGTTGTCATGATTCAGAAGGAAGTTGCTGAGCGAATGGCTGCTTCTCCAGGGAGTAAGGAGTATGGCAGTCTTAGTATTGCGGTTCAATATTACAGTGAGCCTGAGCTCATCTGCATCGTTCCCAACACGGTGTTCATTCCTCAACCTAATGTGGATTCGGCGGTTATCCGTCTTACAGTGCGGGAGCATCCACCTGTAGATGTGAAGGATGAGAGACATTATTTCGATGTGGTGCACTCTTCCTTCGCACAGCGGCGCAAGACCATTTCTAATAATCTAAAGAGTCGCTTTACACCCGAAGAAGGTCGTGAACGGATTGATGCTCTACTGGAGCAGGCCGGAATTACCCCTTCACGACGCGGGGAAACGCTTAGTTTACAAGAGTTTGCTACACTTAGTAATGTCTTGTTAGAAGCAGGTATTCACTAA
- the yabG gene encoding sporulation peptidase YabG has translation MNLGDLVVRKSYGGDIAFRIEDLRQNFAVLKGTEFRLLADSPLEDLVAVPYPPANEKTQRAQVKATESMSFLQLDQERQTVRNQAQMNGEWDKSIEPSYFEVPGKVLHLDGDPNYLKKSLHVYEQLRVPAEGHYVREAGMAEALYRLLPKVQPNVVVITGHDGVLRHPQPRDLYSLNSYKNSQNFVAAIQIARQYERHLDALTIIAGACQSHFEALLQAGANFASSPGRILIHALDPVYVAAKASFTSVRDTINMNDILNNTISGSQGVGGIETRGSYRIGQPRLLDLSTLKVTPAAI, from the coding sequence ATGAATTTAGGAGACTTAGTCGTACGGAAATCGTATGGTGGAGATATTGCATTCCGTATCGAGGATTTACGGCAGAACTTCGCTGTACTTAAGGGGACGGAATTTAGGCTACTTGCGGATTCGCCGCTGGAGGACCTGGTAGCAGTTCCATATCCACCCGCTAATGAGAAAACACAGAGGGCACAAGTGAAGGCTACTGAGTCAATGTCGTTTCTTCAGCTTGATCAGGAGAGACAGACAGTGCGAAACCAAGCTCAAATGAATGGAGAATGGGATAAATCTATAGAGCCGTCTTATTTCGAAGTGCCAGGTAAGGTGTTGCATTTGGATGGTGATCCTAATTATCTCAAAAAAAGTCTGCATGTGTATGAACAGCTTCGTGTGCCAGCAGAGGGTCACTATGTGAGGGAAGCGGGAATGGCTGAGGCTCTATATAGGCTATTGCCTAAGGTACAGCCTAACGTTGTCGTTATTACGGGGCATGACGGTGTGTTAAGGCACCCACAACCAAGGGACCTCTATAGCTTAAACAGTTATAAAAATTCTCAAAATTTCGTTGCAGCTATTCAAATCGCTCGTCAATATGAACGGCACTTAGACGCATTGACGATTATTGCGGGAGCATGTCAATCACATTTCGAAGCCCTACTTCAGGCAGGAGCGAATTTTGCTAGCTCACCTGGACGAATTCTCATTCATGCGCTTGATCCGGTGTATGTGGCAGCTAAGGCGTCCTTCACCTCTGTGAGAGACACCATTAACATGAATGATATCCTTAACAATACAATCAGTGGCAGCCAAGGTGTGGGCGGCATTGAGACAAGGGGAAGCTATCGAATAGGTCAACCACGTCTTCTTGATTTATCTACGCTTAAGGTTACACCAGCGGCCATTTAG
- the veg gene encoding biofilm formation stimulator Veg: protein MANNSLLEIKHSLDAHVGQKIMLRANGGRRKTVERTGVLEETYPSVFIVKLDQEQQTFKRVSYSYADILTASVEVTICGNNAEIVIEHIKV, encoded by the coding sequence ATGGCTAATAATTCGCTGTTAGAAATTAAACACAGTTTAGATGCTCATGTAGGCCAGAAAATTATGCTACGGGCAAACGGCGGTCGCAGAAAGACTGTCGAGAGAACTGGTGTTTTGGAAGAAACGTACCCTTCTGTTTTTATTGTAAAGCTTGATCAGGAACAGCAGACTTTTAAACGTGTATCTTATAGTTATGCAGATATCCTTACCGCTTCGGTGGAAGTGACAATCTGTGGGAATAACGCTGAGATCGTTATTGAGCATATCAAAGTATAA
- a CDS encoding small, acid-soluble spore protein, alpha/beta type, with product MSRKRRSVMSEELKNELAKDLGFYDTVQQEGWGGIRAKDAGNMVKRAIELAEKAAARNPD from the coding sequence ATGAGTCGCAAGAGACGTAGTGTCATGTCAGAGGAACTTAAGAATGAGCTTGCGAAGGACCTTGGATTCTATGATACCGTTCAGCAAGAGGGCTGGGGTGGGATTAGGGCTAAGGATGCAGGGAATATGGTGAAGAGAGCTATAGAGCTTGCAGAGAAAGCAGCAGCACGCAATCCTGATTAA
- the ispE gene encoding 4-(cytidine 5'-diphospho)-2-C-methyl-D-erythritol kinase → MKIYEKAPAKINLMLDVLHKRPDGYHEVEMVMTMVDLSDRLEMVELPRDTIIISSQAGYIPLDEKNLAFQAARLIKDRYDVKDGVHIHLDKKIPVAAGLAGGSSDAAATLRGLNRLWGLGIPMHELQLLGAELGSDVPFCVTGGTALATGRGEKLTPIPNPPQMWVILAKPPINVSTAEIYTRFKSNQITKHPSAAAMIEAIHSGNFYDVCGQLGNVLEDVTLKLHPQVQQLKEAMMNLGAEGILMSGSGPTVFGLVSKESKVPRIYNGLRGFCREVYAVRSLT, encoded by the coding sequence TTGAAAATTTATGAAAAAGCACCGGCCAAAATTAATTTGATGTTAGATGTATTACATAAACGTCCCGATGGTTATCACGAGGTAGAAATGGTGATGACAATGGTCGATTTATCAGATCGTTTAGAAATGGTGGAATTGCCGAGGGATACGATTATTATATCGAGTCAGGCTGGGTATATTCCACTCGATGAGAAGAATTTAGCTTTTCAGGCGGCTAGACTTATTAAAGATCGCTATGATGTCAAGGATGGTGTACATATCCATCTAGATAAAAAAATTCCTGTTGCGGCCGGATTAGCCGGGGGAAGCAGCGATGCTGCCGCAACGTTACGTGGCCTGAATCGACTCTGGGGCCTTGGAATACCGATGCATGAATTACAACTGCTCGGAGCAGAGCTTGGCTCTGATGTGCCTTTCTGTGTCACTGGAGGGACTGCCTTAGCTACAGGAAGGGGAGAGAAACTAACTCCAATTCCTAATCCACCGCAGATGTGGGTGATTCTGGCCAAACCACCTATCAATGTATCTACGGCAGAAATATATACACGGTTCAAGAGCAATCAAATTACGAAGCATCCATCAGCAGCAGCGATGATTGAGGCTATCCATTCAGGAAATTTCTACGATGTGTGCGGACAATTGGGTAATGTTCTGGAGGATGTTACACTTAAGCTACATCCACAGGTGCAACAATTGAAAGAAGCTATGATGAATCTAGGTGCGGAGGGCATATTGATGTCCGGGAGTGGACCAACGGTGTTCGGGCTTGTCTCTAAGGAATCGAAGGTCCCTCGAATTTATAATGGTCTACGTGGTTTCTGCCGTGAAGTTTATGCGGTACGTTCATTGACTTAA
- the purR gene encoding pur operon repressor, with translation MKKIKRSARLVEMTQYLLSRPHTLIPLTTFADRYGAAKSSISEDIAIIKEVFEDEGMGLLQTFAGAVGGVRFIPKIPKKQALAFAMDLCRRLEQKDRILPGGYLYMSDLLGEPALMNEAGKIFATAFSGKEIDVVMTVETKGIPLAYATGAQLNLPVVLVRRDHQVTEGSAVSINYVSGSHKSIHTMSLSRRALKEKSKVLIVDDFMKAGGTIQGMVDLLAEFDAEVAGVGVLVESGAVETEERLLHDYVSLATLTAVDSKSKEISMSPGNYFKD, from the coding sequence GTGAAAAAGATAAAACGAAGCGCACGATTGGTGGAAATGACCCAATATTTGTTGTCCAGACCGCATACATTAATCCCGCTTACAACGTTTGCTGATCGCTATGGCGCAGCTAAATCTTCAATCAGTGAAGATATTGCTATTATCAAAGAAGTATTCGAGGACGAAGGCATGGGCCTGCTTCAGACGTTTGCCGGAGCTGTGGGTGGAGTACGGTTTATACCGAAGATCCCTAAAAAGCAGGCTCTGGCCTTTGCGATGGATTTATGCAGACGATTAGAACAGAAGGATCGTATTTTACCCGGAGGATATTTATATATGTCTGATTTACTGGGCGAGCCGGCACTTATGAATGAAGCGGGTAAAATTTTTGCGACGGCTTTTTCTGGAAAAGAGATTGACGTTGTGATGACGGTCGAAACCAAAGGAATTCCTTTGGCTTATGCTACAGGCGCACAGCTCAACTTGCCCGTTGTATTGGTACGTCGAGATCATCAGGTTACAGAAGGATCTGCTGTAAGTATCAATTATGTCTCGGGTTCACACAAAAGCATTCATACGATGTCACTATCTCGCCGTGCCCTAAAGGAAAAATCCAAAGTGTTAATTGTGGATGATTTCATGAAAGCCGGAGGAACGATTCAAGGTATGGTGGATCTGTTAGCGGAGTTTGATGCAGAAGTGGCAGGTGTGGGTGTATTAGTGGAATCAGGAGCGGTTGAGACTGAGGAACGTTTGTTGCATGATTATGTATCGTTGGCTACATTGACGGCGGTAGATTCTAAAAGCAAAGAAATTTCGATGAGTCCAGGTAATTATTTTAAAGATTAG
- the spoVG gene encoding septation regulator SpoVG, with protein sequence MQITDVRLRRVNSEGRMKAIASITIDNEFVVHDIRVIDGNNGMFVAMPSKRTPDGEFRDIAHPISSGTREKIQSAVLAEYENAANEEEVIEEGA encoded by the coding sequence ATGCAAATTACGGATGTCAGACTCCGCCGTGTTAATTCTGAGGGGAGAATGAAAGCAATCGCATCCATTACCATTGATAACGAATTTGTTGTTCATGACATTCGGGTTATTGATGGAAACAACGGAATGTTTGTTGCAATGCCTAGTAAGCGTACTCCTGATGGAGAATTCCGCGACATTGCCCACCCAATCTCTTCCGGTACTCGGGAGAAGATTCAATCTGCTGTCTTGGCAGAATACGAAAATGCGGCTAATGAAGAAGAAGTCATCGAAGAAGGCGCTTAA
- the glmU gene encoding bifunctional UDP-N-acetylglucosamine diphosphorylase/glucosamine-1-phosphate N-acetyltransferase GlmU: MAIVLAAGQGKRMKSKLYKVLHPVCGKPMVGHVLNTVKQVNSERIVVVVGHGAEAVQSYLGNSAEYVLQEQQLGTGHAVKEVKSLLGDETGSTIVICGDTPLVTPETLEGLVQLHETNKAAATVLVAQMDNPKGYGRVIRGQDGRVLRIVEQKDCTPEEDAILEINTGTYCFDNAKLFAALERVNNNNVQQEYYLTDVIGILVEELETVLGYNTDDLAESIGVNDRLALSEAEQFMRKRIAKKHLLNGVTLIDPASTVIGADVIIGSDTIVYPGTILKGNTVIGEDCIIGPNSDIDSSTIANGAIVKHSVLDQAEVGSGTSVGPFAYLRPKTKLGDDVKIGDFVEIKNTTIDNGSKVSHLSYIGDAFVGKNVNVGCGAITVNYDGYNKYITKIEDDAFIGSNVNLVAPVTIGKGAFIVAGSTITHSVGENDMGIARQRQENKPGYADKIRAQAQAKKNNKG, translated from the coding sequence ATGGCTATAGTTCTGGCCGCAGGTCAAGGCAAACGGATGAAATCCAAATTATATAAAGTGCTTCATCCTGTCTGCGGGAAACCAATGGTGGGACATGTGCTTAACACTGTCAAACAAGTCAATAGCGAGCGAATTGTCGTGGTCGTTGGACATGGGGCAGAAGCTGTACAATCTTATTTGGGAAATTCCGCTGAATATGTGTTACAGGAGCAACAACTGGGAACAGGACATGCTGTTAAAGAGGTTAAATCTTTATTAGGTGATGAGACTGGATCTACTATTGTAATCTGTGGAGACACACCGCTAGTCACGCCAGAGACGCTTGAAGGGCTCGTGCAGTTGCATGAGACTAACAAGGCGGCAGCAACGGTGCTAGTTGCCCAAATGGACAATCCTAAGGGCTATGGACGTGTTATTCGTGGTCAAGATGGTAGGGTTCTTCGGATTGTGGAACAGAAAGACTGTACCCCTGAAGAAGATGCTATTCTAGAGATCAACACAGGCACTTATTGTTTCGATAATGCTAAATTGTTCGCGGCCCTAGAGAGAGTGAATAACAACAATGTTCAGCAAGAATACTATTTGACGGATGTTATTGGTATTTTGGTGGAGGAATTAGAAACGGTTCTTGGTTACAATACGGATGATTTGGCTGAATCTATCGGCGTTAACGATCGCTTAGCACTCTCTGAGGCCGAGCAATTTATGCGCAAACGAATTGCCAAAAAGCACTTGCTAAATGGGGTAACCCTTATTGATCCAGCATCTACTGTCATCGGCGCAGACGTTATTATTGGCTCAGACACCATCGTATACCCAGGAACAATTCTCAAAGGGAATACCGTAATCGGCGAAGACTGCATTATAGGGCCCAACAGCGATATTGATTCTTCTACCATTGCTAATGGTGCAATTGTGAAGCATTCTGTATTGGATCAAGCTGAAGTAGGCTCCGGTACATCGGTTGGACCTTTTGCATATCTTCGTCCGAAGACAAAGCTCGGAGACGACGTCAAGATTGGTGACTTTGTGGAAATTAAGAATACTACGATTGATAATGGATCTAAAGTGTCTCATTTAAGCTATATCGGAGATGCTTTCGTAGGGAAAAATGTAAATGTCGGTTGTGGGGCAATAACAGTTAACTACGATGGGTATAATAAATATATCACTAAGATTGAAGACGATGCGTTCATCGGAAGTAATGTTAATCTTGTCGCTCCAGTGACTATAGGTAAAGGTGCTTTTATCGTTGCGGGTTCTACGATTACACATTCCGTAGGCGAGAACGATATGGGTATTGCCAGACAACGGCAAGAGAATAAGCCTGGATATGCGGACAAAATTCGTGCTCAGGCGCAGGCTAAGAAGAACAACAAGGGCTAA
- a CDS encoding ribose-phosphate diphosphokinase, which yields MTYCDSKLKIFTCNSNPKLANQIADYIGIPMGDSHTTSFSDGEIQVKLSESVRGCHVYIVQSTCGPVNDNLMELLVMVDALKRASAKSINVVIPYYGYARQDRKARSRDPITAKLVANLIEKAGAHRVITMDLHAMQIQGFFDIPVDHMLGVPIIAQYFRSKQLENPVVVSPDHGGVVRARKLADFLNAPLAIIDKRRPEPNVSEVMNIIGHIEGKTAILIDDIIDTAGTIVLGANALMEGGAKEVYACCTHPVLSGPAMERLENSPLKEVIVTDTIPITHPNPSNKIKVLSVAPLMGEAIIRVHEELSISKLFEIE from the coding sequence ATGACTTATTGTGATTCCAAACTCAAGATATTTACATGCAACTCAAATCCGAAGCTTGCTAATCAAATAGCAGATTATATCGGTATCCCTATGGGTGATTCCCATACGACAAGCTTTAGTGATGGTGAAATTCAGGTTAAGTTGTCCGAGAGTGTAAGAGGTTGCCACGTGTATATTGTGCAGTCTACTTGTGGTCCCGTGAATGACAACTTGATGGAGCTACTCGTTATGGTTGATGCGCTCAAACGCGCTTCTGCGAAGAGCATTAATGTTGTCATTCCATATTACGGATATGCTCGTCAAGATCGTAAGGCTCGTTCGCGTGACCCTATTACTGCTAAGTTAGTAGCCAATCTAATTGAAAAGGCTGGAGCACATCGTGTCATTACGATGGACCTGCATGCGATGCAGATTCAAGGGTTTTTCGATATTCCTGTGGATCATATGTTGGGGGTTCCTATTATTGCCCAATACTTCCGCTCGAAGCAGCTTGAGAATCCTGTTGTGGTCTCCCCAGACCATGGCGGCGTTGTCCGTGCAAGAAAACTGGCTGATTTCCTGAATGCTCCGCTTGCTATTATTGATAAGCGTCGTCCAGAGCCAAATGTAAGTGAGGTCATGAATATTATCGGTCATATCGAAGGAAAGACTGCGATTCTAATCGATGATATTATTGATACAGCGGGTACTATTGTTCTGGGTGCGAATGCATTAATGGAAGGTGGAGCAAAGGAAGTTTACGCTTGCTGTACACATCCAGTGTTATCAGGCCCTGCGATGGAGCGCCTTGAGAACTCACCACTTAAAGAAGTCATCGTGACAGATACAATTCCGATTACACATCCAAATCCAAGTAACAAGATTAAGGTGTTGTCGGTTGCACCTCTTATGGGTGAAGCGATCATTCGTGTCCATGAAGAGCTGTCCATAAGTAAACTATTCGAGATCGAATAA
- the pth gene encoding aminoacyl-tRNA hydrolase: protein MKWIVGLGNPGSSYDKTRHNIGFMALDTFAARHNISFGPSKCKALIGEGNIGGTKVVLIKPMTYMNLSGESVRAYMDYYKVSLEDLIVVYDDLDTLVGKIRLRYQGSAGGHNGIKSIIQHTGTQTFNRIRMGISRPEPGFAVVDYVLSSFAKKEKQYVQEMIEHSCDAIEHSLDHTFEQTMAKFNG from the coding sequence ATGAAATGGATTGTAGGACTGGGGAATCCAGGTTCTTCTTATGATAAAACACGCCATAACATAGGTTTTATGGCACTTGACACATTCGCGGCACGTCACAATATTTCGTTTGGACCTAGTAAGTGTAAGGCGCTGATAGGTGAAGGTAACATCGGGGGCACGAAGGTTGTATTAATTAAGCCGATGACCTATATGAACCTATCAGGTGAATCCGTTCGTGCTTATATGGACTACTATAAGGTCTCTCTAGAAGATCTGATTGTTGTCTATGACGATCTAGACACACTTGTGGGTAAGATTCGTCTGCGCTATCAAGGGAGTGCCGGGGGACATAACGGAATAAAGTCCATTATTCAGCATACAGGTACGCAAACATTTAACAGAATTCGTATGGGGATCTCTAGACCGGAGCCTGGATTTGCTGTCGTAGACTATGTACTTTCTTCTTTTGCAAAAAAAGAGAAGCAGTATGTACAAGAGATGATAGAGCATAGCTGTGACGCGATAGAGCATAGCTTGGATCATACCTTTGAACAGACGATGGCGAAATTTAACGGATAG
- a CDS encoding anti-sigma-F factor Fin family protein, which yields MAINYICRHCHTVLGRIESADVTEMQLGFHSLTPAERRDIIAYDLSGEVTVRVTCDYCNEAIKSNPELSLLSSPLQ from the coding sequence ATGGCTATAAATTACATTTGTCGGCATTGTCATACCGTATTAGGGAGAATTGAATCTGCTGATGTTACTGAGATGCAGCTTGGTTTCCACTCCTTGACCCCCGCAGAACGTAGAGATATAATAGCGTATGATTTAAGCGGGGAAGTGACGGTTAGAGTGACTTGCGATTACTGTAATGAAGCAATAAAGAGTAATCCGGAGCTCAGCCTACTATCTAGCCCACTTCAATAA